A section of the Halopiger aswanensis genome encodes:
- a CDS encoding DUF7533 family protein yields MAGIIDTIKLASTLVLAIPAALAGLEFLLVRGETTTGAILLVLAVGLVGLQHWIPTPGDIPGMFAKRVLGSVVKEPEPDPEPNDEQDS; encoded by the coding sequence ATGGCCGGTATCATCGACACGATTAAACTCGCGAGCACCCTCGTCCTCGCGATTCCCGCTGCGCTCGCGGGACTCGAGTTCCTGCTCGTCCGCGGCGAGACGACGACCGGAGCGATACTGCTCGTGCTCGCCGTCGGGCTGGTCGGACTGCAACACTGGATCCCGACGCCGGGAGACATCCCTGGGATGTTCGCCAAACGGGTCCTCGGATCGGTAGTGAAGGAGCCAGAGCCGGACCCAGAACCAAACGACGAGCAGGACTCCTAG
- a CDS encoding M24 family metallopeptidase, which produces MTDGSFRSDDDTESDAAVPGTELAALEADRLEAVLDDELASRGAAAFVHAGTIRDPALRYCLQLSSARRFAAAGSDEASLGDLSGTRARTVLAIGYDGTDWLCRSSAASGTHPAVELASDLSERVSTADGSEDSEGGNGATVLAPSTIPHDAALYLENEGELSLASTDAIDRARAEKTDGERVRIETAQRGAAAGIRRGASVLASATAEDGRLVVDGAPLTATRLRTVIDEAIVGAGAFPAGNTVVDFPASDGADSALRPGEPIVLSATPQGPDGYHGRLARTLVVDSDGGRERRAHVAVTQAFRSSRAMLTAGTESVTAVEADLEAEIRAFGEDGGIETRVAGIGLEPRERPLAGGDDIGPGSVVCLEAAVDLDGGSDDQNADSEGTWIRIADVFTKGEGADDGRTTVERLATLSRSLEPTALLRNE; this is translated from the coding sequence GTGACCGACGGATCGTTTCGCTCCGACGACGACACCGAGAGCGACGCCGCTGTCCCAGGAACCGAACTGGCCGCCCTCGAGGCTGACCGTCTCGAGGCGGTACTCGACGACGAACTCGCGTCCCGCGGTGCAGCCGCGTTTGTCCACGCGGGCACCATCCGCGATCCAGCGCTCCGGTACTGCCTGCAGCTATCGTCCGCGAGACGCTTCGCGGCAGCCGGGTCCGACGAGGCTAGCCTCGGCGACTTGAGCGGGACTCGAGCGCGGACAGTCCTCGCGATCGGCTACGACGGAACCGACTGGCTGTGCCGGTCGTCGGCTGCATCCGGGACCCACCCCGCGGTCGAACTCGCGAGTGACCTCTCGGAGCGTGTATCGACGGCTGACGGAAGCGAGGACTCCGAAGGGGGCAACGGCGCGACCGTCCTGGCACCGTCCACGATCCCTCACGACGCCGCGCTCTACCTCGAGAACGAGGGCGAGCTCTCGCTCGCCTCGACGGATGCAATCGACCGCGCTCGAGCGGAAAAGACCGACGGCGAACGAGTTCGCATCGAGACTGCACAGCGCGGCGCAGCCGCCGGCATTCGCCGCGGTGCCTCGGTGCTCGCGTCGGCGACGGCCGAGGACGGACGGCTCGTCGTCGACGGCGCGCCGTTGACGGCTACCCGGCTCCGGACCGTAATCGACGAGGCGATCGTCGGGGCCGGGGCGTTCCCTGCGGGCAATACCGTCGTCGACTTCCCCGCGAGCGACGGAGCCGACTCCGCACTTCGGCCCGGCGAGCCGATCGTCCTCTCGGCGACACCGCAAGGACCCGACGGCTACCACGGCCGCCTCGCGCGCACGCTCGTCGTCGACAGCGACGGGGGGCGAGAACGGCGCGCCCACGTCGCCGTCACCCAGGCGTTCCGCTCGAGTCGAGCAATGTTGACCGCGGGCACGGAATCCGTGACCGCCGTCGAAGCCGACCTCGAGGCCGAGATCCGCGCGTTCGGCGAGGATGGCGGGATCGAGACGCGGGTAGCGGGCATCGGCCTCGAGCCGCGCGAGCGACCGCTCGCCGGCGGTGACGACATCGGACCGGGCAGCGTCGTCTGTCTCGAGGCGGCCGTCGATCTCGACGGCGGAAGCGACGATCAAAACGCGGACAGCGAGGGCACCTGGATACGGATTGCCGATGTCTTCACAAAGGGTGAGGGGGCCGACGACGGGCGGACCACCGTCGAGCGACTCGCTACCCTCTCGCGCTCGCTCGAGCCGACGGCGCTGCTCAGGAACGAGTGA
- a CDS encoding UvrD-helicase domain-containing protein, with protein MATTETKVTRLFGGPGSGKTTALLDHVEEILDQDGVTFRDILVVSYTRAAAQEVRERLAERLDESPRALQGNVCTMHAKAYDLLDLSRSDVIGESEKEEFCEEYGLEFEDEYSGAGRRTARSTTIGNKIIATSQWLQRTSRDVSDWYDVPFQWDEEEVRLPPEIDPNAQEGNKYTPTWPSDDDRIDVPEAIRAWRSFKGEQGKIGFADMLERVKQRSLLPSVDYLVIDEFQDITTLQYDVYDEWKPHMEQVLIAGDDDQVVYSWQGADPALLLEEEVDEDIILPNSYRLPSNVLNAVNQEIRHIEKRQDKDLKPRKEGGAVEARANASMLDVVRNVRRTLVETDGSVMVLFRARYQMFQFIDEFITEGIPFTSLTDQRMWTDRLTQYVRAVEAIDAGEDVTGLQARRLADMLQESAFGTKERDDLFDTIDERQEESGIDDLQALMIPAEVVEDHVPFMPGPASAADMVRKVTNFQKKSVRSYFAIGEYLGMETDRVRVGTIHSAKGREADHVIVGTDLTEKVVEQMVATVDDPEDVPGVEEFTKSTSPVPVLTDNERRVFYVGMSRARERLVLLENLVDGAPTLPIDVLLHNELTDRTLEDLVEEAQQPTESDDDDDEAEVEPEAGAEAP; from the coding sequence ATGGCTACCACGGAGACGAAGGTGACCCGGCTGTTCGGTGGTCCGGGAAGCGGGAAGACGACCGCGCTTCTCGACCACGTCGAAGAAATCCTCGATCAGGACGGCGTTACGTTCCGGGATATCCTCGTCGTCTCGTACACGCGAGCGGCAGCCCAGGAGGTTCGCGAACGACTGGCCGAGCGACTCGACGAGAGTCCGCGTGCGCTGCAGGGCAACGTCTGTACGATGCACGCGAAGGCCTACGATCTGCTGGATCTCTCCCGCAGCGACGTGATCGGCGAATCCGAGAAGGAAGAGTTCTGCGAAGAGTACGGCCTCGAGTTCGAGGACGAGTACAGCGGCGCCGGTCGCCGGACCGCCCGCTCGACGACGATCGGGAACAAGATCATCGCCACGAGCCAGTGGCTCCAGCGGACCAGCCGCGACGTTTCTGACTGGTACGACGTTCCCTTCCAGTGGGACGAAGAGGAGGTCCGCCTTCCACCCGAGATCGACCCGAACGCCCAGGAGGGCAACAAGTACACGCCCACCTGGCCAAGCGACGACGACCGGATCGACGTCCCCGAAGCGATCCGGGCGTGGCGCTCGTTCAAGGGCGAGCAGGGCAAGATCGGCTTCGCCGACATGTTAGAGCGCGTCAAGCAGCGCTCGCTGCTGCCCAGCGTCGACTACCTGGTGATCGACGAGTTTCAGGACATCACCACGCTCCAGTACGACGTCTACGACGAGTGGAAACCCCACATGGAGCAGGTTCTGATCGCCGGCGACGACGACCAGGTCGTCTACTCCTGGCAGGGCGCCGACCCCGCCCTGCTCCTCGAGGAAGAGGTCGACGAGGACATTATTCTGCCGAACTCCTACCGTCTCCCGTCGAACGTCCTCAACGCGGTCAACCAGGAGATTCGCCACATCGAGAAGCGACAGGACAAGGACCTCAAACCCCGCAAGGAAGGCGGTGCGGTCGAGGCGCGGGCGAACGCCTCGATGCTCGACGTCGTCCGGAACGTTCGACGGACGCTCGTCGAAACGGACGGCAGCGTCATGGTGCTGTTCCGGGCGCGCTACCAGATGTTCCAGTTCATCGACGAGTTCATCACCGAAGGGATTCCGTTCACGTCGCTGACCGACCAGCGGATGTGGACCGACCGCCTCACCCAGTACGTCCGCGCCGTCGAGGCGATCGACGCGGGCGAGGACGTCACCGGGTTGCAGGCCCGCCGGCTCGCGGACATGCTTCAGGAGTCGGCCTTCGGCACCAAGGAGCGCGACGACCTCTTCGACACCATCGACGAGCGCCAGGAAGAGTCCGGTATCGACGACCTCCAAGCGCTAATGATCCCCGCCGAAGTCGTCGAGGACCACGTTCCGTTCATGCCCGGCCCCGCGTCGGCGGCCGATATGGTCCGGAAGGTGACTAACTTCCAGAAGAAGAGCGTCCGCTCGTACTTCGCGATCGGCGAGTACCTCGGGATGGAGACCGACCGCGTCCGCGTCGGCACGATCCACTCCGCCAAGGGTCGCGAGGCCGACCACGTCATCGTCGGCACCGACCTCACCGAGAAGGTCGTCGAGCAGATGGTCGCGACCGTCGACGACCCCGAGGACGTCCCCGGCGTCGAGGAGTTCACCAAGTCCACCTCGCCCGTGCCCGTCCTGACCGACAACGAACGGCGCGTCTTCTACGTCGGCATGTCCCGGGCCCGCGAACGGCTCGTCCTCCTCGAGAACTTAGTCGACGGCGCGCCGACCCTGCCGATCGACGTCCTGTTGCACAACGAACTCACCGACAGGACCCTCGAGGACCTCGTCGAGGAGGCCCAGCAGCCGACCGAGTCCGACGACGACGATGACGAAGCGGAAGTCGAACCCGAAGCGGGCGCGGAAGCACCGTAA